One region of Priestia megaterium genomic DNA includes:
- a CDS encoding ABC transporter substrate-binding protein, with protein MKQVKKIRLLSIATIVAILFVLAGCGSNQNSSKENSDNNQKVSVQHELGKTKVPKNPKKVVVLELSFVDALQGLGMKPIGIADDNKKDMIKKLVGGKIDYTSVGTRQQPNLEVISSLQPDLIIADVQRHKAIYKELNKIAPTIELKSRESTYEENIDSFKTIAKAVGKEKKAEQRLNEHEETISKLKNELKEESGQTVLPAVVRDTSFQAHTSSSYDGEFLEKLGLKNAVQNKEAYAEMNLEQLSDINPDILILANNEGKLVTDEWKTNPLWENLKAVKNDKVFVVDRDLWTRFRGVISAEAIGKDTVKLLNNKQQ; from the coding sequence ATGAAGCAAGTTAAAAAGATTAGACTTCTCAGTATAGCTACTATTGTTGCTATTTTATTTGTTCTAGCAGGATGCGGGTCAAATCAAAATTCTTCAAAAGAAAATTCAGATAATAACCAAAAGGTGTCTGTTCAGCATGAGCTTGGAAAAACGAAAGTTCCTAAAAATCCTAAAAAAGTAGTTGTTCTTGAACTATCCTTTGTGGATGCTCTGCAAGGTTTAGGAATGAAGCCAATAGGGATTGCAGACGACAACAAAAAAGATATGATTAAAAAACTTGTAGGTGGAAAGATTGACTATACTTCAGTAGGAACACGTCAACAGCCGAATTTAGAAGTAATTAGTTCCCTGCAGCCGGACTTAATCATCGCCGATGTGCAGCGTCATAAAGCAATTTATAAAGAATTAAACAAAATTGCACCTACAATCGAATTAAAAAGTCGTGAATCTACATATGAAGAAAATATAGACTCATTTAAAACAATTGCAAAAGCAGTAGGAAAAGAAAAAAAAGCAGAGCAGCGATTAAATGAGCATGAAGAAACGATTTCAAAATTAAAAAATGAGTTAAAAGAAGAAAGTGGTCAGACAGTCTTACCAGCAGTTGTGAGAGATACTTCTTTCCAAGCGCATACGTCTTCTTCTTATGACGGAGAGTTTCTTGAAAAGCTAGGGTTGAAGAACGCTGTGCAGAACAAAGAAGCATATGCTGAAATGAATTTAGAACAGTTGTCAGACATTAATCCAGATATTTTAATCCTAGCAAATAATGAAGGCAAACTTGTAACGGATGAATGGAAAACAAATCCTCTTTGGGAAAATTTAAAAGCTGTTAAAAATGATAAAGTGTTTGTAGTAGACCGTGATTTATGGACAAGATTCCGAGGGGTAATTTCAGCTGAGGCAATTGGAAAAGATACGGTTAAGTTACTAAACAATAAGCAGCAGTAA
- a CDS encoding FecCD family ABC transporter permease, translating into MTNLVQKQKINKYIVLVASVCLLIIGMILHVAVGSSAVSFTEVIKAIFAPDDSKQTTIVQTLRLPRAVLAALIGASLAAAGALMQAITRNSLASPQVFGVNAGASLAIVIAFILFPDFTSQSTVYIAFLGAALGGITVYLFASGGKTTHVKLALAGMAVHLFLSSLTQGVIVLNEQATDVLYWLVGSINGKDWTHVKILLPWSFLGLLLAFVSSRSISILVLGENMATGLGEKVKWIRFFAGILVIMLAGASVAVAGPIGFVGLIVPHIARKLVGGDYQRILPFSALLGAILLVYADVLSRFIAYPFESPVGIVTALIGAPFFLYLARKGRNIKQ; encoded by the coding sequence ATGACAAATCTTGTCCAAAAGCAAAAAATAAATAAATACATTGTGTTGGTAGCTAGTGTTTGCTTGTTAATCATCGGAATGATTTTACATGTCGCTGTGGGATCCTCTGCAGTTAGTTTTACAGAAGTAATTAAAGCAATTTTTGCTCCTGATGACTCTAAGCAGACAACGATCGTACAGACGCTCAGGTTGCCAAGAGCCGTGCTGGCAGCTCTTATTGGAGCCAGCTTGGCAGCTGCTGGAGCATTGATGCAAGCTATTACACGAAATTCGCTTGCTTCACCCCAAGTGTTTGGGGTAAATGCAGGTGCTTCATTAGCGATTGTAATAGCTTTTATTCTATTTCCTGATTTTACCTCTCAATCAACTGTTTATATTGCCTTTTTAGGAGCAGCTTTAGGAGGAATAACGGTTTATTTGTTCGCATCGGGCGGAAAGACAACTCATGTGAAACTAGCACTTGCCGGAATGGCCGTGCATTTATTTTTATCGTCGCTTACTCAAGGAGTGATTGTGTTAAATGAACAAGCTACGGACGTTTTGTATTGGCTTGTAGGTTCTATTAACGGGAAAGACTGGACTCATGTAAAAATTTTGTTACCTTGGTCATTTCTAGGTCTTCTTCTAGCTTTTGTATCATCTCGTTCTATATCGATTCTAGTGTTAGGAGAGAATATGGCAACAGGTTTAGGCGAAAAGGTAAAATGGATTCGCTTTTTTGCAGGTATACTAGTCATTATGCTTGCAGGTGCATCTGTTGCCGTTGCGGGGCCAATTGGGTTCGTAGGTCTCATTGTACCTCACATAGCTAGAAAATTAGTAGGAGGAGACTACCAGCGAATCCTGCCATTTTCAGCTCTATTAGGAGCCATTTTGCTTGTCTATGCCGATGTACTTTCTCGTTTCATTGCCTATCCTTTTGAGTCGCCAGTAGGGATTGTAACAGCTCTTATCGGAGCTCCTTTCTTTTTATATCTTGCTAGAAAAGGGAGGAATATTAAGCAATGA
- a CDS encoding FecCD family ABC transporter permease encodes MKRKHPYQILSILLLCLIITVVISLGVGAVYISPAEIFQQIVGSSQGSSFILTNYRIPRTLIAIVVGAALAVAGAILQGILKNPLASPDVIGVTKGAGLFAVFILIVFPAASMLLLPLSAFLGASVIAVILMVFSYSQGAKTHTLALVGVALGAICQAGIQYFMIKFPDDVNTTLLWLTGSLWGRGWSELLMLIPCVVLVPFIIIFASKLDILNLGDEIAVGLGERTKYVRYTLLSMAVILTGLSVAVVGSIGFIGLIAPHISRRLVGSRSKFLLPVSAAVGALFLIIADSLGRGVVPPIEIPAGIVTSVIGAPYFLYLLRREQKK; translated from the coding sequence ATGAAAAGAAAACACCCTTATCAAATATTAAGTATCTTATTGCTATGTTTAATCATCACGGTTGTAATTAGCTTAGGAGTAGGAGCCGTTTATATTTCCCCTGCAGAAATCTTTCAGCAAATAGTAGGTAGTTCCCAAGGTAGTTCCTTTATTTTAACAAATTATCGCATTCCACGTACCCTCATTGCTATTGTGGTCGGTGCGGCTTTAGCGGTAGCAGGAGCTATTTTGCAGGGGATATTAAAAAACCCGCTTGCTTCTCCTGATGTTATCGGTGTAACAAAAGGAGCAGGGCTATTCGCCGTTTTTATTTTAATTGTATTTCCAGCTGCTTCTATGCTTCTGCTGCCGCTTTCAGCTTTTTTAGGAGCATCGGTCATCGCCGTTATACTCATGGTGTTTTCTTATTCTCAAGGAGCTAAAACTCATACGCTGGCTTTAGTGGGTGTAGCTTTAGGAGCTATTTGCCAGGCTGGAATTCAGTATTTTATGATTAAGTTTCCAGATGACGTGAATACAACTCTTCTTTGGCTTACAGGAAGTTTATGGGGAAGAGGCTGGAGTGAGCTTTTGATGTTAATTCCTTGCGTCGTACTTGTTCCTTTTATTATTATATTTGCATCTAAGCTCGATATTTTAAACTTAGGAGATGAGATTGCAGTTGGCCTAGGAGAGCGAACAAAGTACGTTCGTTATACACTATTGAGTATGGCTGTGATATTAACCGGTTTATCTGTAGCTGTAGTTGGGTCAATTGGATTTATTGGTTTAATTGCTCCTCATATTAGTAGGAGGTTAGTAGGGAGTCGGTCGAAGTTCTTGTTACCAGTTTCAGCAGCAGTAGGTGCTTTATTCCTGATAATTGCTGACAGTCTCGGAAGAGGGGTTGTGCCGCCCATTGAGATTCCTGCTGGAATCGTAACATCCGTTATTGGTGCCCCTTATTTTCTATATTTACTGCGGCGTGAACAGAAAAAATAG
- a CDS encoding ABC transporter ATP-binding protein: MTKLTAEKLSLSYDSTSVIRDIDLHIPEGKISIIIGSNGCGKSTILRSLARLLKPTEGNIYLNGKDIHQHSSKEVAKKLAILPQAPEAPEDLTVKELCYYGRHPHKGLFARYSAEDHQIVEEALQATKLSNLSHRTLDALSGGQRQRAWIAMALAQGTELLLLDEPTTYLDLAHQIEVLELLRFLNQKRNCTIVMVLHDLNQAARYADHLISISNGQIYKEGSPAQVFTEEMIRDVFNLSSTIIQNPVDGSPLCIPTGIIK, from the coding sequence ATGACAAAGTTAACTGCGGAAAAACTTTCGCTATCATATGATTCAACTTCAGTTATTCGCGATATTGACCTTCACATTCCAGAAGGAAAGATAAGCATAATCATTGGATCAAATGGCTGCGGAAAATCAACAATCCTTCGTTCATTGGCGCGTTTATTAAAGCCGACAGAAGGAAATATTTATTTAAACGGAAAAGATATTCATCAACATTCATCAAAAGAAGTAGCAAAAAAACTGGCTATTTTGCCTCAAGCTCCTGAAGCTCCTGAAGATTTAACAGTAAAAGAGCTATGCTATTATGGTCGTCACCCTCATAAAGGCTTATTTGCTCGCTATTCTGCTGAAGATCATCAAATTGTAGAGGAGGCTTTACAAGCAACTAAACTGTCTAATTTAAGTCATCGCACACTGGATGCGCTCTCTGGAGGACAGCGTCAAAGGGCCTGGATTGCAATGGCATTAGCACAGGGTACGGAGCTTCTGCTTTTGGACGAGCCTACCACATATTTAGATTTAGCTCATCAGATTGAAGTGCTTGAACTTCTTCGTTTCTTAAACCAAAAGAGAAATTGTACAATTGTGATGGTCTTGCACGATTTAAACCAAGCAGCTCGCTATGCAGATCATTTAATCAGTATTTCAAACGGTCAGATTTACAAAGAAGGTTCTCCTGCTCAAGTATTTACAGAAGAAATGATAAGGGATGTGTTTAATTTATCATCAACTATCATTCAAAATCCAGTTGATGGTTCACCTCTATGTATACCAACTGGAATCATAAAATAA
- a CDS encoding TVP38/TMEM64 family protein codes for MTDYLQTFLLEHLEAAELISVLLNILISITGVFPSAPLTFVNVKLFGFWNGFLLSFIGEVLGVALSFWLYRKGFRTLVHTKTPSHSKWLKLLRVQGKESFIFILSLRLLPFVPSGLITFFSAVGKGSFAVFISASALGKIPALFIEVYSVYHISQGSMQGKIILVVLSITLLFYISKKWKKKA; via the coding sequence ATGACTGACTATCTTCAAACATTTCTGCTTGAACATTTAGAAGCAGCAGAGCTTATTAGTGTTCTCTTGAACATCCTTATTAGCATTACGGGCGTATTTCCAAGCGCGCCCCTTACGTTCGTAAACGTAAAATTATTTGGTTTTTGGAATGGATTTTTACTTTCTTTTATTGGAGAAGTTTTAGGTGTAGCTCTCTCTTTTTGGCTGTACCGAAAAGGTTTCCGTACACTTGTTCATACCAAAACACCTTCTCACTCCAAGTGGCTAAAGCTGCTGCGCGTACAAGGGAAAGAGAGTTTTATATTCATTCTTTCTTTGCGATTACTTCCCTTTGTTCCATCAGGCCTCATTACATTCTTCAGTGCTGTAGGAAAAGGCTCCTTTGCGGTATTCATTTCTGCTAGCGCACTTGGAAAAATTCCAGCGCTTTTTATTGAAGTTTATTCGGTTTATCATATTTCACAAGGATCTATGCAAGGAAAAATCATCTTAGTGGTTTTATCCATTACTTTACTTTTTTATATAAGTAAAAAATGGAAGAAAAAAGCTTAA
- a CDS encoding cupin domain-containing protein, which produces MDLHNWEYWISKLELQPHPEGGFYKQTYRSNDEISDKEVSSQFDDKRFLYTSIYFLLRSHDVSHFHRLQSDELWYYHGGSSLTIHIIYRDGTYQEVKLGTNLENGEVPQFLVPRDTIFGSSVANENTFSLVGCMVAPGFDFRDFELFTKQQLLDEFPEHVVIIDKLGYDKLPND; this is translated from the coding sequence ATGGATTTACATAATTGGGAATATTGGATTTCAAAGCTTGAGCTGCAGCCTCATCCAGAAGGAGGGTTTTATAAACAAACCTATCGTTCTAATGATGAAATTTCTGATAAAGAAGTGTCATCTCAGTTTGATGACAAACGATTTCTATATACGAGTATTTACTTTTTATTAAGGTCTCACGATGTATCGCATTTCCACCGGCTGCAATCAGATGAATTATGGTACTATCATGGGGGAAGTTCTTTAACCATTCATATTATCTACCGCGACGGAACCTATCAAGAAGTAAAACTAGGTACAAACTTAGAAAATGGAGAAGTTCCTCAATTTTTAGTTCCAAGAGATACCATTTTCGGTTCCTCTGTCGCAAATGAGAATACGTTTTCCCTGGTAGGGTGTATGGTCGCACCAGGCTTTGATTTCCGTGACTTTGAATTATTCACAAAACAGCAGCTGCTTGATGAATTCCCCGAGCATGTCGTGATCATCGACAAATTAGGGTACGATAAACTCCCAAATGATTAA
- a CDS encoding response regulator transcription factor: MIRIVIAEDQQMMLGALGSLLNLEDDMEVVGKASNGEQAVSLAKQHQPDICVMDIEMPLKTGLEAAEELKDLNCKVIILTTFARSGYFQRALKAGVSGYLLKDSPSEELANSIRSVMAGRRLYAPELVDDLYSESTSPLTAREKEVLALVADGKNTKEIADELSIKTGTVRNYISTILDKLEVKNRIEAITRFKEKGWFK; encoded by the coding sequence ATGATTCGAATTGTCATTGCCGAAGATCAGCAAATGATGTTAGGAGCTTTAGGCTCTTTGTTAAATTTAGAAGATGACATGGAAGTTGTCGGAAAAGCTTCAAATGGGGAACAAGCGGTATCACTTGCTAAGCAGCACCAGCCAGACATATGCGTAATGGACATCGAGATGCCACTTAAAACTGGGCTTGAAGCTGCAGAGGAACTGAAAGATTTAAACTGCAAAGTCATCATTTTAACAACGTTCGCTCGCTCCGGCTATTTTCAAAGAGCTTTGAAAGCAGGCGTAAGTGGCTACTTGCTAAAAGATAGTCCAAGTGAAGAACTCGCAAATTCAATTCGAAGCGTGATGGCAGGCAGACGCCTCTATGCTCCAGAATTAGTGGATGACTTATATAGTGAATCTACCAGTCCTCTTACTGCTAGAGAGAAAGAAGTATTAGCTCTAGTAGCTGATGGAAAAAACACAAAGGAAATTGCTGACGAACTATCTATTAAGACCGGAACAGTGCGCAACTATATTTCTACCATTCTGGACAAACTCGAAGTAAAGAATCGCATTGAAGCCATTACTCGCTTTAAGGAAAAAGGATGGTTCAAATGA
- a CDS encoding sensor histidine kinase has translation MKKYTFFQKITGLSPYIWTVFAILPFYFILQSSSMNHIILGSLLTILFFIFYRFAFVSTDKSVYVWTALLIVISLALTTIFNYIYFAFYFAFFIAYFIGNIQKRLAFFTLYAVHLISTVISVNFNVVMQEEIFLKQLPFIFVISISVIVLPFSIYNRKKRDRLEEQLEDANKRISELVKQEERQRIARDLHDTLGQKLSLIGLKSDLARKLIAKDPEKAKSELKDVQQTARTALNEVRKMVSQMRGIRLSEELKRVQELLEAAEITFVGEKDISLENVSLLIENILSMCLKEAVTNVVKHSQATVCTITLHQSAKEVGITVEDNGVGINTKKTCWEGNGLLGMKERLEFVNGHLDISSQGGTIIHITVPNIVKHIKEEQL, from the coding sequence ATGAAAAAATATACGTTTTTCCAAAAAATCACTGGGCTATCTCCTTACATATGGACGGTATTTGCCATTTTACCATTTTATTTTATCTTACAGTCTTCATCCATGAATCACATTATTCTTGGCTCTTTACTCACCATCTTATTTTTTATTTTCTATCGTTTTGCATTTGTTTCAACAGACAAGTCCGTTTACGTATGGACGGCTTTATTAATCGTCATTTCCTTAGCACTAACAACGATTTTTAATTATATTTACTTTGCCTTTTACTTCGCTTTTTTTATCGCTTATTTTATTGGAAATATCCAAAAACGGCTCGCTTTCTTCACTTTGTATGCTGTTCATTTGATCAGCACCGTTATTTCGGTAAACTTTAACGTTGTTATGCAAGAAGAGATCTTTTTAAAACAGCTGCCTTTCATTTTTGTAATTTCCATTAGTGTAATTGTACTGCCATTTAGCATTTATAACCGGAAGAAGCGAGACCGGCTGGAAGAACAGCTGGAAGATGCAAATAAACGTATTTCTGAGCTTGTAAAACAGGAAGAGCGCCAGCGTATAGCTCGCGACCTGCACGATACGCTAGGACAAAAGCTGTCTCTTATCGGTCTAAAAAGTGATTTAGCAAGAAAACTTATTGCAAAAGATCCTGAAAAAGCAAAATCTGAATTAAAAGATGTCCAGCAAACAGCGCGCACGGCTCTTAATGAAGTGAGAAAAATGGTTTCTCAAATGCGTGGAATTCGCCTTAGCGAAGAACTAAAACGCGTTCAAGAGCTTTTAGAAGCTGCCGAAATTACGTTTGTAGGAGAAAAGGATATTTCATTAGAGAATGTGTCTTTGCTAATTGAAAATATTCTGAGCATGTGCTTAAAAGAAGCCGTAACCAATGTGGTCAAACATAGTCAAGCCACCGTTTGCACGATTACTTTACATCAGTCTGCAAAAGAAGTAGGCATAACGGTAGAAGACAATGGAGTGGGTATTAATACGAAAAAAACCTGCTGGGAAGGAAACGGACTTTTAGGAATGAAAGAGCGGTTGGAGTTTGTAAACGGCCATCTTGATATCTCCAGTCAAGGGGGGACGATTATTCATATTACAGTTCCAAACATCGTCAAACATATTAAGGAGGAACAATTATGA
- the desA gene encoding Delta(5) desaturase DesA — translation MTIQKQKNLRKQVAPFEKAVMKDSIRQLINTFLPFFTLWFLAYESLSISYFLAFPLTVIAAGFLVRIFIIFHDCCHYSFFKSRQHNKILGTITGVLTMFPYSQWGHSHAIHHATSSNLDKRGTGDIWVLTVTEYKEASIWKKIAYRIYRNPFVMFGVGPIYVFLITNRFNRKNAKKKERMNTYLTNVLIVALAAATCWLVGWQAFVLIQGPIFFISGSIGIWLFYVQHQFEDSYFEEDEHWDYVKAAVEGSSFYKLPKLLQWLTGNIGFHHVHHLSPRVPNYKLEAVHQHTQPLQNVPTITLATSLRSLRFRLWDEENKMFVSFKEIKKRSAAPKASRISSQTKAEL, via the coding sequence ATGACTATACAAAAACAAAAGAATTTACGAAAACAAGTTGCACCCTTTGAAAAAGCAGTAATGAAAGACAGCATAAGACAATTGATTAATACTTTTTTACCTTTTTTCACACTATGGTTTCTCGCTTATGAGAGCCTTTCAATTTCTTATTTTTTAGCATTTCCGCTAACTGTCATCGCAGCAGGGTTTTTAGTAAGAATATTCATTATTTTTCATGACTGTTGTCACTACTCTTTCTTTAAGAGTAGACAACACAATAAAATTCTCGGAACAATTACCGGTGTGTTAACGATGTTTCCTTACAGTCAATGGGGACATAGCCATGCCATTCACCATGCAACAAGCAGCAACTTAGATAAAAGAGGTACGGGTGACATTTGGGTGTTAACCGTAACGGAATATAAAGAAGCTTCTATTTGGAAAAAAATCGCTTACCGTATCTATCGCAACCCGTTCGTTATGTTCGGCGTGGGACCTATATATGTATTTTTGATTACAAACCGATTCAATCGAAAAAATGCGAAGAAAAAAGAGAGAATGAACACGTATCTTACAAATGTATTGATTGTTGCATTAGCAGCAGCGACCTGCTGGTTGGTAGGTTGGCAGGCGTTTGTATTAATCCAAGGACCGATTTTCTTCATTTCAGGTTCAATTGGAATTTGGCTGTTTTATGTACAGCATCAGTTTGAAGATTCTTATTTTGAAGAAGATGAGCACTGGGATTATGTAAAAGCAGCCGTTGAAGGAAGTTCATTTTACAAGCTTCCAAAACTTTTGCAATGGCTAACAGGCAATATCGGGTTTCACCACGTACATCATTTAAGCCCAAGAGTGCCCAACTATAAGCTTGAAGCTGTTCATCAACACACACAGCCTCTTCAAAATGTACCAACCATTACACTCGCAACAAGCCTTCGCTCTCTTCGATTCCGTTTATGGGATGAAGAAAACAAAATGTTTGTGAGCTTTAAAGAAATAAAAAAACGCTCAGCTGCACCAAAAGCAAGCAGAATTTCTTCTCAAACAAAAGCAGAACTTTAA
- a CDS encoding ribosomal maturation YjgA family protein: MNKRNRWVYLLLAIVVMGAGLLSRKLTAYLPHIVNIYAGDSLWALMIFVSAGFLFPTWKTKMIGMFAIVFCYFIEFTQLYHAPWIDDIRKTALGGLILGYGFLWSDILAYSIGVAVGMSWEYYRYRFKRPA, encoded by the coding sequence ATGAATAAAAGAAATAGATGGGTATACCTGCTTCTAGCTATTGTTGTCATGGGAGCAGGCCTATTATCAAGAAAACTTACTGCGTATCTTCCTCACATCGTAAATATATATGCGGGAGATTCGTTATGGGCCTTAATGATTTTTGTCAGTGCGGGTTTTTTGTTTCCTACATGGAAGACAAAAATGATTGGTATGTTTGCTATAGTGTTTTGTTACTTCATTGAATTTACACAGCTGTATCACGCTCCTTGGATTGATGACATAAGAAAGACTGCGCTAGGAGGGCTCATTTTGGGGTATGGCTTCTTATGGAGCGATATACTAGCCTATTCGATTGGAGTCGCGGTAGGAATGAGCTGGGAGTATTATAGATATCGATTTAAAAGACCCGCCTAG
- the cls gene encoding cardiolipin synthase — protein sequence MKKRRLDFIFLFIILLSIYAFFFTSIDIHWKYALVGLYGVIIFICMYSLMLENRTPESTLVWMYVLFFFPVAGFFFYLYSGQLYLKGHMFKKKRMHNREMLRKMADKETTPDLSTLQSHQRYFAQYLQCVSLTKMNVHTKTYVLKNGQETFNEIKKHLQSAKHFIHMEYYMFHSDSLGKEIIDILIKKASEGVEVRFTFDTMGSFTLSGSDIKRMKKANVKVHAFLPIKYGFFNQKFNFRNHRKIVVIDGEVGFVGGLNVGDEYLGKNKKIGFWRDTHLMLRGESVQTLHSIFMFDWEYVSGECLINNESYTKPHRVEGEGFVQVVATGPDTQENMSDYYYTMITSATKSIWISTPYFVPNEAIRTALRIAARKGVEVRIMVPEINDGFLTQYGTRSYFAELLRCGIEVYSYQKGFLHQKIVIIDGDMASVGTANMDMRSFHLNFEVNAFLIDGETIQTLIKNYEEDMEDSHLIKPVAFYKRSLVERSKESFARLFSGVL from the coding sequence ATGAAAAAACGCCGGTTGGACTTTATTTTTTTATTTATTATTTTACTTTCAATTTATGCTTTCTTTTTTACCTCTATTGATATTCATTGGAAGTATGCCTTAGTTGGATTATATGGTGTCATCATTTTCATTTGTATGTATTCACTTATGCTTGAAAATCGAACGCCTGAAAGTACGTTGGTTTGGATGTATGTCCTCTTTTTCTTCCCTGTTGCAGGCTTTTTCTTTTATTTGTATTCAGGACAGCTCTATTTAAAGGGGCATATGTTCAAAAAAAAGCGTATGCATAACCGAGAGATGCTTAGAAAGATGGCAGATAAAGAAACGACGCCTGATCTATCAACGCTTCAATCTCATCAGCGTTACTTTGCTCAGTATCTTCAATGTGTATCTTTGACAAAAATGAATGTTCATACAAAAACCTACGTCCTTAAGAACGGGCAAGAAACGTTTAACGAAATCAAAAAGCATTTGCAGTCAGCAAAACATTTTATTCATATGGAGTACTACATGTTTCACTCAGATTCGTTAGGAAAAGAAATCATTGATATTTTAATAAAGAAAGCAAGTGAAGGTGTAGAAGTGCGCTTTACATTCGATACAATGGGAAGCTTTACACTATCGGGTTCAGATATTAAGCGAATGAAAAAAGCGAATGTTAAAGTGCATGCGTTCTTACCTATTAAGTATGGATTTTTTAATCAAAAATTCAACTTTCGAAACCACCGTAAAATAGTTGTAATTGACGGGGAAGTAGGTTTTGTAGGAGGGCTGAATGTAGGCGATGAGTATTTAGGGAAAAATAAAAAAATCGGTTTTTGGCGAGATACCCACCTGATGTTAAGAGGTGAATCTGTTCAAACCTTACACTCGATTTTTATGTTTGACTGGGAATACGTTTCGGGGGAATGCTTAATTAACAATGAATCATATACAAAACCTCATCGTGTTGAAGGCGAAGGGTTCGTTCAGGTAGTGGCGACGGGGCCAGATACGCAGGAAAATATGAGCGACTATTATTATACAATGATTACAAGCGCGACGAAGTCAATTTGGATTTCTACCCCATATTTTGTTCCAAACGAAGCTATAAGAACTGCTCTTCGTATTGCGGCTAGAAAAGGTGTAGAAGTACGAATTATGGTGCCGGAAATTAATGATGGCTTTCTGACTCAATATGGAACGAGATCATATTTTGCTGAACTTCTTCGCTGTGGAATTGAAGTATATTCGTATCAAAAAGGGTTTTTGCATCAAAAAATCGTGATTATAGATGGAGATATGGCTTCAGTAGGTACTGCAAATATGGATATGAGGAGCTTTCATCTGAACTTTGAAGTTAATGCATTTTTAATTGACGGAGAGACAATTCAAACGCTCATCAAAAACTATGAAGAAGATATGGAAGACAGTCATTTGATCAAGCCAGTAGCATTTTACAAGCGAAGCTTAGTAGAACGTTCGAAAGAATCATTTGCGCGCTTATTTTCAGGTGTTTTATAA
- a CDS encoding DUF1206 domain-containing protein, with protein sequence MGESPFVKKDTFGRKLHRLKERTKPFVVRFSRFGHVAQGVVYFIIGILAIQTAFGLKGDLVTSQGALHTIAKQPFGFLILIVLAVGLSGYAFWQIISAIFDPHHVGHGVKGAFTRLGYLVVATFYISLCVSSVRILLHAHVHTSGKHYQTVSAKLLSYPFGQTIIALTGIGVIIFGIGQVYWALSGRFLKKLKKNEMSKEEWRWSGHIGKAGIIARSIVFGIIGFFLIRTALQADPDETKGLDGALAEVAQRPFGSVLLAIVSIGLMAYGVYMFAESRYKRIDP encoded by the coding sequence ATGGGTGAATCTCCATTTGTTAAAAAAGATACGTTTGGTCGAAAGTTACATCGCTTAAAAGAACGTACTAAACCATTTGTCGTGCGTTTTTCACGGTTTGGTCATGTGGCTCAAGGTGTGGTCTATTTTATCATCGGTATATTAGCGATTCAGACAGCTTTCGGATTAAAAGGCGATTTGGTTACTTCTCAAGGAGCCCTACACACAATTGCAAAGCAGCCGTTTGGATTTTTAATTTTAATCGTTTTAGCAGTAGGTTTAAGTGGATATGCGTTTTGGCAAATCATTTCTGCTATTTTTGACCCTCACCACGTTGGGCATGGTGTAAAAGGCGCTTTTACTCGTTTAGGCTATTTAGTTGTAGCCACGTTTTATATTAGTCTTTGTGTGAGTTCGGTAAGAATTTTGCTTCATGCTCACGTTCATACGTCAGGTAAGCATTATCAAACGGTATCAGCCAAGCTGTTATCTTATCCCTTTGGGCAAACCATCATTGCGCTTACAGGTATCGGCGTTATTATCTTTGGGATTGGACAAGTATATTGGGCTCTTTCAGGACGCTTCCTAAAAAAACTAAAGAAAAACGAAATGTCAAAAGAAGAGTGGCGATGGAGCGGGCATATTGGAAAAGCGGGTATTATTGCTCGAAGTATCGTCTTTGGGATTATTGGCTTCTTTCTTATTCGCACGGCTCTTCAAGCGGATCCAGACGAAACGAAAGGGTTAGATGGAGCCCTTGCTGAAGTAGCGCAGCGTCCTTTTGGGTCTGTACTGCTGGCTATCGTATCAATCGGGCTTATGGCATACGGAGTATATATGTTTGCAGAATCAAGGTATAAACGAATTGATCCTTAA
- a CDS encoding spore germination protein produces the protein MPSVVGAVNISNVLVSSSVEFGDCLAIKPKSTAFTTVGSGSGNTGNFMNITSSASTANTIDMDINDQNVVGNA, from the coding sequence ATGCCATCGGTAGTGGGAGCCGTAAATATCTCGAATGTATTGGTTTCATCTTCAGTGGAGTTTGGTGATTGTCTGGCTATTAAGCCAAAGAGTACAGCTTTTACAACAGTCGGTTCTGGTAGCGGGAACACAGGAAACTTTATGAATATTACAAGCAGTGCCAGTACCGCCAATACAATTGATATGGATATTAACGATCAAAATGTAGTGGGAAATGCATAA